The proteins below come from a single Burkholderia humptydooensis genomic window:
- the greB gene encoding transcription elongation factor GreB, with the protein MNKAFVKESDGDDDDLEHAQAAIPPGAKNYITPAGHKRLRDELLHLIDEERPDVVKLVSWAASNGDRSENGDYIYGKRRLREIDRRIRFLTKRLDLAEVVDASRQENADQVFFGATVDYATQDGTEHTVTIVGVDEVDLDRGHVSWISPVARALLKARVGDTVTLLTPVGPEPIDVLDVRYPSPGAA; encoded by the coding sequence ATGAACAAGGCGTTTGTGAAGGAGTCGGACGGAGACGACGACGACCTCGAACACGCGCAGGCGGCGATTCCGCCCGGCGCGAAGAACTACATCACGCCGGCGGGCCACAAGCGTCTGCGCGACGAGTTGCTGCACCTGATCGACGAAGAGCGTCCGGATGTGGTGAAGCTCGTGTCGTGGGCGGCGTCGAACGGCGATCGCTCCGAGAACGGCGACTACATCTACGGCAAGCGGCGTCTGCGCGAAATCGATCGCCGTATCCGCTTTCTGACGAAGCGCCTCGATCTTGCCGAAGTCGTCGACGCGAGCCGCCAGGAGAACGCGGATCAGGTGTTTTTCGGCGCGACCGTCGATTACGCGACGCAGGACGGCACCGAGCACACGGTGACGATCGTCGGCGTCGACGAGGTCGATCTCGATCGCGGGCACGTGAGCTGGATCTCGCCCGTCGCGCGTGCGCTGCTGAAGGCGCGCGTCGGCGACACGGTCACGCTGTTGACGCCCGTCGGTCCTGAGCCGATCGACGTGCTCGACGTCCGCTACCCGTCGCCGGGTGCAGCGTGA
- the gmk gene encoding guanylate kinase has protein sequence MTDSNHDGAAAHSLHAGVYPGNLFMVVAPSGAGKSTLVNALLSKDPDICLSISYTTRKPRPGEQDGQHYHFTTVEDFRERHARHEFLESAEVHGNYYGTSRVWIEEQMKNGHDVLLEIDWQGAQQVKKQFHNAVGIFILPPSLAALEERLKKRGQDEPNVITRRLLAAGSEIAHAAEAEYVVINETFARALAELECIVAATRLRFTSQYARHAELFVELGIHLPHAE, from the coding sequence ATGACCGATTCGAACCACGACGGCGCGGCGGCGCATTCGCTGCACGCCGGCGTCTATCCCGGCAATCTCTTCATGGTCGTCGCGCCGTCGGGCGCGGGCAAGTCGACGCTCGTCAACGCGCTGCTGTCAAAGGATCCGGACATCTGTCTGTCGATTTCGTACACGACGCGCAAGCCGCGTCCGGGCGAGCAGGACGGCCAGCACTACCACTTCACGACGGTCGAGGACTTCCGCGAGCGTCACGCGCGCCACGAGTTTCTCGAGAGCGCCGAAGTGCACGGCAACTACTACGGCACGTCGCGCGTGTGGATCGAAGAGCAGATGAAGAACGGCCACGACGTGCTGCTCGAAATCGACTGGCAGGGCGCTCAGCAGGTGAAGAAGCAGTTCCACAACGCGGTGGGCATCTTCATCCTGCCGCCGTCGCTCGCGGCGCTCGAGGAGCGGCTGAAAAAGCGCGGACAGGACGAGCCGAACGTGATCACGCGGCGCCTGCTCGCCGCGGGCAGCGAGATCGCGCACGCGGCGGAAGCGGAGTACGTCGTCATCAACGAGACCTTCGCGCGCGCGCTCGCCGAGCTCGAGTGCATCGTCGCCGCGACGCGCCTGCGCTTCACGTCGCAATATGCACGGCATGCCGAACTATTCGTCGAGCTCGGCATTCATCTGCCGCATGCGGAGTGA
- a CDS encoding RelA/SpoT family protein codes for MSTTPSSASSEAGHAEATAASHARQYIDAVLEQSFRHLFGPTATPEQPRKHGVVSIAKLTAALADYLSPEEIKEVKAAFHFSDEAHLGQYRQSGEPYITHPVAVAEICAGWKLDAQAIMAALLHDVMEDQGVTKSELAERFGPKVAELVDGLSKLDKMEFRSREEAQAENFRKMLLAMARDVRVILVKLADRLHNMRTLGAVPMEKRRRVARETLDIYAPIAHRLGLNNTYRELQDMSFANFNPHRYATLEKAVKAARGNRREVIGKILESVQRAMADAKIDAEITGREKTIYSIYKKMRDKQLSFSQVLDVYGFRIVVEHPLDCYTCIGVLHALYKPVPGKFKDYIAIPKVNGYQSLHTTLVGPFGAPIEFQVRTRKMHEIAEAGVAAHWLYKNGGADLNDVQKRAHQWLKSLLDIQSEAGDSSEFLEHVKIDLFPDAVYVFTPKSKIMALPRGATALDFAYSIHSDLGNQCVAVKINNELLPLRTELKSGDIVEVITAPYSKPNPAWLGFVRTGKARSAIRHYLKTMRLNESVQLGERLVDQSLKGYGLALADVAPEVWEKLVQWTGNKSRQEIFADIGLGRRVAAVMAKRIEVLTSGRDADDDLPRAERHAANHAPPVVITGTEGMSVQLSACCRPIPGDDIMGYIGIGLGMAIHTTACRVAQRIHRRDPGRWIDVAWAPQPGRLFDVAVKALVSNTKGIFARVAADITSADANIVHIAMDEDLTHESTVLRFVIQVSDRVHLANVMRRVRTNPDVMRIMRERSSDDVVHARHDGGMRIDRERQDY; via the coding sequence ATGAGCACTACACCATCGTCCGCCTCCTCGGAGGCCGGGCACGCCGAAGCCACCGCTGCGTCGCACGCGCGTCAATATATCGACGCGGTCCTCGAACAGTCGTTTCGCCATCTGTTCGGGCCGACCGCGACACCCGAGCAGCCCCGCAAGCACGGCGTCGTTTCCATCGCGAAACTGACCGCCGCGCTTGCCGATTACCTCAGCCCCGAGGAAATCAAAGAGGTCAAGGCGGCGTTCCACTTCAGCGACGAAGCCCACCTCGGCCAGTATCGCCAGAGCGGCGAACCCTACATCACCCATCCCGTCGCCGTCGCGGAAATCTGCGCCGGCTGGAAGCTCGACGCGCAGGCGATCATGGCGGCGCTCCTGCACGACGTGATGGAAGACCAGGGCGTGACGAAGAGCGAGCTCGCCGAGCGCTTCGGCCCGAAGGTCGCCGAGCTCGTCGACGGCTTGTCGAAACTCGACAAGATGGAATTCCGCAGCCGCGAGGAAGCGCAGGCGGAGAACTTCCGCAAGATGCTGCTCGCGATGGCGCGCGATGTGCGCGTGATCCTCGTGAAGCTCGCCGACCGCCTGCACAACATGCGCACGCTCGGCGCGGTGCCGATGGAGAAGCGCCGCCGCGTCGCGCGCGAGACGCTCGACATCTACGCGCCGATCGCGCACCGCCTTGGCCTGAACAATACGTATCGCGAGCTGCAGGACATGAGCTTCGCGAACTTCAATCCGCATCGCTACGCGACGCTCGAAAAGGCCGTGAAGGCCGCGCGCGGCAATCGCCGCGAAGTGATCGGCAAGATCCTTGAGTCGGTGCAGCGCGCGATGGCGGACGCGAAGATCGATGCCGAAATCACCGGTCGCGAGAAGACGATCTACAGCATCTACAAGAAGATGCGCGACAAGCAATTGTCGTTCTCGCAGGTGCTCGACGTGTACGGCTTCCGGATCGTCGTCGAACATCCGCTCGACTGCTACACGTGCATCGGCGTGCTGCACGCGCTTTACAAGCCCGTGCCCGGCAAGTTCAAGGACTACATCGCGATTCCGAAGGTCAACGGCTATCAGTCGCTGCACACGACGCTCGTTGGCCCGTTCGGCGCGCCGATCGAGTTCCAGGTGCGCACGCGCAAGATGCACGAGATCGCGGAAGCGGGCGTCGCCGCGCACTGGCTGTACAAGAACGGCGGCGCGGATCTGAACGACGTGCAAAAGCGCGCGCACCAGTGGCTCAAGTCGCTCCTCGACATCCAGAGCGAGGCGGGCGATTCGAGCGAATTCCTCGAGCACGTGAAGATCGACCTGTTCCCGGATGCGGTCTACGTGTTCACGCCGAAGTCGAAGATCATGGCGCTGCCGCGCGGTGCGACCGCGCTCGACTTCGCGTATTCGATCCACAGCGATCTCGGCAATCAGTGCGTTGCCGTGAAGATCAACAACGAGTTGCTGCCGCTGCGCACCGAGCTGAAGAGCGGCGACATCGTCGAGGTGATTACCGCGCCGTACTCGAAGCCGAACCCCGCGTGGCTCGGCTTCGTGCGCACCGGCAAGGCGCGCTCGGCGATCCGGCATTACCTGAAGACGATGCGCCTGAACGAATCGGTGCAGTTGGGCGAGCGGCTCGTCGATCAGAGCCTGAAGGGCTATGGGCTCGCGCTCGCCGACGTCGCGCCCGAGGTATGGGAAAAGCTCGTGCAGTGGACGGGCAACAAGAGCCGTCAGGAGATCTTTGCGGACATCGGCCTCGGCCGCCGCGTGGCCGCCGTGATGGCGAAACGGATCGAGGTGCTGACGAGCGGGCGCGATGCGGACGACGATCTGCCGCGCGCCGAGCGTCATGCGGCGAACCATGCGCCGCCCGTCGTCATCACCGGCACGGAAGGCATGTCGGTGCAACTGTCCGCGTGCTGCCGGCCGATTCCGGGCGACGACATCATGGGCTACATCGGCATCGGGCTCGGAATGGCGATCCACACGACCGCCTGCCGCGTCGCGCAGCGCATCCACCGGCGCGATCCGGGCCGCTGGATCGACGTTGCATGGGCGCCGCAGCCGGGCCGCCTGTTCGACGTCGCGGTGAAGGCGCTCGTGAGCAACACGAAGGGCATCTTCGCGCGCGTCGCGGCCGACATCACGTCGGCCGACGCGAACATCGTCCACATCGCGATGGACGAGGATCTGACGCACGAATCGACGGTGCTGCGCTTCGTGATCCAGGTGAGCGATCGCGTGCACCTCGCGAACGTGATGCGCCGCGTGCGCACGAATCCGGACGTGATGCGGATCATGCGTGAGCGCTCGAGCGACGATGTCGTGCATGCGCGCCACGATGGCGGGATGCGGATCGATCGCGAGCGGCAGGACTACTAG
- a CDS encoding YicC/YloC family endoribonuclease gives MIYSMTGYASATRDLATASGNGGTSVSVELRTVNSRFLDLNFRMPDDVRACEPALREMLMNKLSRGKVDVRINLQRGDQNVNAGALNRAALGQLAELERAVLDAFPGVGRLRAGEILRWPGVLAESGVSADALREAVLACGKEAVGELVVVRSREGAQLATMLLANVAEMEAIVARIAPLVPELIAKHQQKIVERLQEALGVAAPEGGAPVVSREEAAERIRQEVTMYGIRIDIAEELSRLTAHLNETRHVIEKGGRVGKRLDFMMQELNREANTLGSKAAAKELADASMALKLLIEQMREQVQNLE, from the coding sequence ATGATCTACAGCATGACGGGCTATGCGAGCGCGACGCGCGATCTCGCGACGGCCTCCGGCAATGGCGGCACGAGCGTATCGGTTGAACTGCGGACCGTGAATTCGCGGTTCCTCGACCTGAATTTCCGGATGCCGGACGACGTGCGCGCGTGCGAACCGGCGCTGCGCGAGATGCTGATGAACAAGCTGTCGCGCGGCAAGGTCGACGTGCGCATCAACCTGCAGCGCGGCGATCAGAACGTGAACGCGGGCGCGCTGAACCGTGCGGCGCTCGGCCAGCTCGCGGAGCTCGAGCGCGCGGTGCTCGACGCGTTTCCGGGCGTGGGCCGCCTGCGCGCGGGCGAGATCCTGCGCTGGCCGGGCGTGCTCGCCGAGAGCGGCGTGTCGGCCGACGCGCTGCGCGAAGCGGTGCTCGCGTGCGGCAAGGAGGCGGTCGGCGAGCTCGTCGTCGTGCGCTCGCGCGAGGGCGCGCAGCTCGCGACGATGTTGCTCGCGAACGTCGCCGAGATGGAGGCCATCGTCGCGCGCATCGCGCCGCTCGTGCCGGAGCTGATCGCGAAGCATCAGCAGAAGATCGTCGAGCGGCTGCAGGAAGCGCTCGGCGTCGCGGCGCCGGAGGGCGGCGCGCCCGTCGTGTCGCGCGAGGAGGCGGCCGAGCGCATCCGCCAGGAAGTGACGATGTACGGCATCCGCATCGACATCGCGGAAGAATTGTCGCGCCTCACCGCGCATCTGAACGAGACGCGCCACGTGATCGAGAAGGGCGGCCGCGTCGGCAAGCGTCTCGACTTCATGATGCAGGAGCTGAACCGCGAGGCGAATACGCTCGGCTCGAAGGCGGCGGCGAAGGAACTCGCCGACGCGTCGATGGCGCTCAAGCTGTTGATCGAGCAGATGCGCGAGCAAGTGCAAAACCTGGAGTAA
- a CDS encoding ISAs1 family transposase, which yields MPTIMDAFAELRDPRCRACRYPLQEILFAALCAVLCGVEDWETMTLWGRTQLAWLRSHLAYENGVPSPDTFRRVFGALSAKAFERCFIDWVGQLCPALAGQHVAIDGKAVRGNRSGTHAALHLVSAWCSNNGLSLGQVSTADKSNEITAIPELLAALDLQGATITIDAIGTQHEIARTIVEAGADYVLAVKDNQPRLAEGVRQWFAAAQDGKLESSYWEHTEHDKGHGRLETRVCRVSDDVAWLSGTGQHWAGLQRLVMLERTRQIGEKVTTERCYYISSKAVKATEMAPIIRAHWGIENQLHWVLDVSWGEDASLIRDTLAARNMASLRKITLNLARLAQSRQPKKVSLKNIRNLAAWDTAMRDSILGLA from the coding sequence ATGCCAACGATCATGGACGCGTTTGCCGAACTGCGAGACCCGCGCTGCCGCGCCTGCCGTTATCCGTTGCAGGAAATCCTGTTTGCCGCCCTGTGCGCGGTTTTATGCGGCGTCGAGGACTGGGAAACGATGACACTGTGGGGCCGCACGCAGCTTGCTTGGCTGCGTAGCCATCTGGCGTATGAGAACGGCGTGCCGTCGCCCGATACGTTCCGGCGGGTATTCGGCGCGCTCAGTGCGAAAGCGTTTGAGCGCTGCTTCATCGACTGGGTCGGGCAACTGTGTCCGGCGCTGGCTGGCCAGCATGTGGCGATTGACGGCAAGGCGGTGCGCGGCAACCGTAGCGGCACGCATGCGGCGCTGCATTTGGTGTCGGCATGGTGCTCGAACAACGGCTTGAGCCTCGGGCAAGTGAGCACGGCCGATAAGAGCAATGAGATCACGGCGATCCCGGAATTGCTGGCCGCGCTCGATTTGCAGGGCGCGACGATAACGATCGACGCGATCGGCACGCAGCACGAGATCGCACGCACGATCGTGGAGGCCGGGGCCGACTACGTTCTGGCGGTCAAGGACAATCAGCCGCGACTGGCCGAAGGCGTGCGCCAGTGGTTTGCGGCTGCCCAGGACGGCAAGCTCGAAAGCTCGTACTGGGAGCACACCGAACATGACAAAGGCCACGGGCGGCTGGAGACCCGGGTTTGCCGGGTCAGCGATGATGTGGCGTGGCTGAGCGGGACAGGACAGCACTGGGCGGGTCTCCAGCGGCTGGTGATGCTTGAGCGCACACGCCAGATTGGCGAGAAAGTGACGACCGAGCGCTGTTACTACATCAGCTCGAAAGCGGTGAAAGCAACTGAGATGGCTCCGATCATCCGTGCTCATTGGGGCATCGAAAACCAACTGCACTGGGTCCTCGATGTCTCGTGGGGCGAGGATGCCAGCCTGATCCGCGACACCCTGGCCGCCCGCAACATGGCCAGTCTGCGCAAGATCACACTCAATCTCGCCCGGCTGGCTCAGAGTCGGCAGCCCAAGAAGGTGAGCCTGAAGAACATCCGTAACCTCGCCGCATGGGATACCGCTATGCGTGACTCCATCCTCGGCCTTGCCTGA
- a CDS encoding porin, translating to MKKTLIVAALSGVFATAAHAQSSVTLYGLIDAGITYTNNQGGHSAWSQSTGSVNGSRWGLRGAEDLGGGLKAIFVLENGFGINNGTLKQNGREFGRQAFVGLSHEQYGALTLGRQYDSVVDYIGPLSLTGTQFGGTQFAHPFDNDNLNNSFRINNAVKYTSVNWAGLKFGALYGFSNNNQFTNNRAYSAGVSYSYAGFNVGAGYLQLNNEFGPTVSNAAGAVALDNTFVGKRQRVFGGGLNYTYGPATAGFVFTQSRVNRATAISAGASGISSGIALDGTFMRFNNYEVNGRYAITPAWTVAGSYTYTAGFIENHHPGWNQFNLQTAYALSKRTDVYLQGVYQKVNSDGTGLGAYINGVGGMSSSEKQIAVTAGLRHRF from the coding sequence ATGAAAAAGACCCTCATCGTTGCCGCTCTCTCTGGCGTTTTCGCGACGGCCGCTCACGCGCAAAGCAGCGTGACGCTGTACGGCCTGATCGACGCCGGCATCACCTACACGAACAACCAAGGCGGCCACAGCGCCTGGTCGCAGTCCACCGGCTCGGTCAACGGCAGCCGCTGGGGCCTGCGCGGCGCCGAAGATCTCGGCGGCGGCCTGAAGGCGATTTTTGTGTTGGAAAACGGCTTCGGCATCAATAACGGCACGCTGAAGCAGAACGGCCGCGAGTTCGGCCGTCAGGCGTTCGTCGGCCTGTCGCACGAGCAATACGGCGCGCTGACGCTCGGCCGCCAATACGATAGCGTTGTCGACTACATCGGGCCGCTGTCGCTGACGGGCACGCAGTTCGGCGGCACGCAGTTCGCCCACCCGTTCGACAACGACAACCTGAACAATTCGTTCCGGATCAACAACGCGGTCAAGTACACGAGCGTGAACTGGGCCGGCCTGAAGTTCGGCGCGTTGTACGGCTTCTCGAACAACAATCAGTTCACGAACAACCGCGCATATAGCGCGGGCGTATCGTACAGCTACGCCGGCTTCAACGTCGGCGCCGGCTACTTGCAGTTGAACAACGAATTCGGCCCGACGGTCTCCAACGCGGCCGGCGCGGTCGCGCTCGACAACACGTTCGTCGGCAAGCGCCAGCGCGTGTTCGGCGGCGGCCTGAACTACACGTACGGCCCGGCGACGGCCGGCTTCGTGTTCACGCAATCGCGCGTCAACCGCGCGACGGCGATCAGCGCGGGCGCATCGGGCATCTCGAGCGGCATCGCGCTCGACGGCACGTTCATGCGCTTCAACAACTACGAAGTGAACGGGCGCTACGCGATCACGCCGGCATGGACGGTCGCGGGTTCGTACACGTACACCGCCGGCTTCATCGAGAACCATCACCCGGGCTGGAACCAGTTCAACCTGCAAACGGCCTACGCGCTGTCGAAGCGCACGGACGTGTACCTGCAAGGCGTGTATCAGAAGGTCAACAGCGACGGCACGGGCCTCGGCGCCTACATCAACGGTGTCGGCGGCATGTCGTCGAGCGAAAAGCAGATCGCCGTCACGGCCGGCCTGCGCCACCGCTTCTAA
- the rpoZ gene encoding DNA-directed RNA polymerase subunit omega: MARITVEDCLKQIPNRFELALAATYRARQLAQGHTPKIESRDKPTVVALREIAAGQVGVEMLKKVPV; this comes from the coding sequence ATGGCTCGCATTACCGTTGAAGACTGCCTGAAGCAGATTCCGAACCGCTTCGAACTGGCGCTCGCCGCCACCTATCGCGCGCGGCAGCTCGCGCAAGGCCATACGCCGAAGATCGAAAGCCGCGACAAGCCGACGGTCGTCGCGCTGCGCGAGATCGCGGCCGGCCAGGTCGGCGTGGAAATGCTGAAGAAAGTGCCCGTTTAA